From Bradyrhizobium sp. sBnM-33:
CGCTGCGGCGTTCAGCCCGCTGCAGCGCTCGCCGCTCGACCGGCTGATGGGCCGCTGGACGCTCGACACGTCACCCGCCTATGTCGCCATGGACCTGATGGCCCGTGTGCTTTCGCCTTATGATCTAAATCCGCTCGGCCTCAACCCGCTGCGTGCCATCCTCGCCGAAAGCATCGATTTCGACCGACTGGCCCGGGCACCAATCAGGCTGTTCGTCACCGCGACCAGTGTGCGCACCGGCCGCGGCCGCATCTTCCGCAACGCGGAGATCACGGCCGACGTCCTGCTTGCCTCGGCTTGTCTACCGACCATGTTCCAGGCGATCGAGATCGACGGCGAACCCTATTGGGATGGCGGCTATGCCGGCAATCCGACCCTCACGCCGCTGGTGCGCGAAAGCGACGCTCACGACACCATCCTAGTGCAGATCAATCCGCGCGAACGACCAAAACCGCCGCGTACGGCGAACGAAATTCTCAACCGCCTCAACGAGATCTCCTTCAACTCGGCGCTAATGAAGGAATTGCGCATGATCGCACTGCTACGGCAGGTGGCGGACCCCGGACACGGCGAGGGCGCGCGCTGGGCCGGAATGCGCACGCACCGGATCATGACCGACGCACTCACGGAATTCGGCGCATCATCGAAACTCAACGCTGAATGGGAGTTCGTTTCGCTGCTTAAGGAAGAGGGACGCAAGAGCGCCGACGCATTCCTTAAGGCGCATGCTGACGACCTCGGCCAGTGCTCCACCGCCGATATCGATGCACTGCTTGCGGAGTGCTGAGGGCGATGACTCTGTTGGGCCTTCTCGGCATCCTGATTGGGCTCGGTCTTTTGATCGCGTTCGCCTTCCGGGGCTGGAGCGTGTTGCTGCTCGCGCCGCTCGCCGCGCTGGTCGCCGCGTTGTTCTCCCGCGAGCCGATGCTGGCCCACTGGACCCAGACCTTCATGGTCAGTGCGGCAGGCTTTCTGGCCCAGTTCTTTCCGCTGTTTCTGCTCGGCGCCCTGTTCGGCAAACTGATGGAAGACAGCGGCTCAGTCGCCGCGATCGCGGCCTTCATGACGCAGCGGCTGGGCACGCGGCGGGCTGTGCTCGCGGTGGTGCTCGCCGGAGCGCTCGTCACATATGGCGGTGTCAGTCTGTTTGTCGCCTTCTTCGTGCTCGCACCGATGGCGCACGAGCTGTTTCGCAGCGCCGGCATCCCGCGGAGGCTGATGCCGGCGGCGATCGTGCTCGGCACCTCCACCTTCACCATGTCGGCGCTGCCCGGCACGCCATCGATCCAGAACGCGATCCCGATGCCGTTCTTCGGCAC
This genomic window contains:
- a CDS encoding patatin-like phospholipase family protein; its protein translation is MDETAREPVLVDLALQGGGSHGAFTWGVLDRLIEEPWLRIEAISGTSAGAMNAALVADGWTQGGADGARVALAAFWRGVSRAAAFSPLQRSPLDRLMGRWTLDTSPAYVAMDLMARVLSPYDLNPLGLNPLRAILAESIDFDRLARAPIRLFVTATSVRTGRGRIFRNAEITADVLLASACLPTMFQAIEIDGEPYWDGGYAGNPTLTPLVRESDAHDTILVQINPRERPKPPRTANEILNRLNEISFNSALMKELRMIALLRQVADPGHGEGARWAGMRTHRIMTDALTEFGASSKLNAEWEFVSLLKEEGRKSADAFLKAHADDLGQCSTADIDALLAEC